One part of the Arcanobacterium phocisimile genome encodes these proteins:
- a CDS encoding low molecular weight phosphatase family protein, producing the protein MTQNSHNQPVTVMFACRKNAGRSQIAAALLAAKTDDRVRVLSAGTTPANELHPQTYETLAEIGLEPLGGSPTQLTVDNVSESDWVITMGCGETCPIFPGTHYEDWDVADPANQPTDVVRQIREDIAQRVDQLIERLDISTPDRH; encoded by the coding sequence ATGACGCAAAACAGCCATAACCAACCAGTAACAGTGATGTTCGCATGCCGAAAAAATGCCGGACGATCACAGATAGCGGCTGCGTTATTGGCAGCAAAAACAGATGATCGGGTGCGTGTGCTTTCTGCCGGAACAACGCCGGCTAACGAACTTCATCCACAAACATATGAGACCTTAGCCGAAATCGGATTAGAACCCCTCGGTGGTAGCCCCACCCAGCTCACCGTCGATAACGTATCCGAAAGCGACTGGGTGATCACCATGGGCTGTGGTGAGACCTGCCCGATTTTCCCAGGAACGCACTACGAGGATTGGGATGTTGCAGATCCTGCAAACCAGCCTACCGACGTCGTTCGACAGATACGTGAAGATATCGCACAGCGAGTTGACCAACTGATCGAACGCCTCGATATTTCAACGCCAGATCGGCACTAA
- a CDS encoding ArsR/SmtB family transcription factor produces MVASQASTCEAAALLAAIADPIRLAIITKLASSGTTCVCNLQIEPVIPDNQLSYHLKVLRDAGLVTSERRSRWVDYTLMQDALDRLHAAIPSREVLPAVEENVS; encoded by the coding sequence ATGGTTGCTTCCCAAGCCAGCACATGTGAAGCGGCAGCCTTACTAGCTGCTATCGCAGACCCCATCCGGTTAGCAATCATCACCAAACTCGCTTCATCTGGCACTACCTGCGTATGTAACCTCCAAATCGAACCCGTCATCCCCGATAATCAACTCAGCTACCACCTCAAAGTCTTACGAGATGCCGGCCTAGTAACCAGCGAACGGCGCAGCAGGTGGGTGGATTACACTCTCATGCAAGATGCTCTAGATCGTCTCCATGCGGCGATCCCCAGCCGTGAAGTACTTCCAGCCGTTGAAGAGAACGTATCGTGA
- a CDS encoding permease, translating to MPLSITLTFLVASPLVSETAAILIGAQFGWDIAGIYILAGAVISFTVGWIFSRFNLERWVEQSVFGIKVGATVAAGHTLTWHERVDTTIRDAREIFTKVWHWILLGVGIGALIHGWVPADVVVTYAGPSNPLAVPIATLFGVPLYAKGGGIVPIAQALWDKGMPLGTVMALIMGSIALSIPEAVILRRVLKPQLLALFFGSVSAGIIIVGYLFNFIYG from the coding sequence ATTCCGCTCTCCATCACACTGACCTTCCTTGTTGCCTCACCACTCGTTTCAGAAACTGCAGCGATCTTGATCGGCGCCCAATTCGGCTGGGACATCGCAGGAATATATATACTGGCCGGAGCCGTGATCTCATTTACGGTTGGCTGGATCTTCTCCCGATTCAACCTCGAACGCTGGGTAGAACAATCGGTCTTCGGCATCAAAGTCGGCGCTACCGTCGCCGCCGGCCACACACTCACCTGGCACGAACGTGTTGACACCACAATCCGAGACGCACGCGAGATCTTCACAAAAGTATGGCACTGGATCCTCCTCGGTGTAGGGATCGGCGCCCTCATCCACGGCTGGGTGCCTGCCGACGTCGTCGTCACATACGCCGGACCGAGCAACCCACTCGCTGTACCCATCGCAACGCTATTCGGCGTTCCCCTCTATGCAAAAGGTGGCGGAATCGTGCCGATCGCACAAGCCTTATGGGATAAAGGAATGCCGCTAGGAACCGTCATGGCACTTATCATGGGATCGATAGCTTTATCGATCCCTGAAGCTGTCATACTACGACGTGTCCTCAAACCACAACTACTAGCATTGTTCTTCGGATCTGTGAGTGCCGGAATCATCATCGTCGGCTATCTCTTTAATTTCATATACGGATAA
- a CDS encoding thioredoxin family protein, whose amino-acid sequence MEIKILGPGCANCVNLEKATRAAVDELGIEANIEKVTDYADILSYGVMNTPGLVVDGDVKIAGRVPKVNEIVDVLRG is encoded by the coding sequence ATGGAGATCAAAATTCTTGGACCTGGATGTGCCAACTGCGTCAACCTCGAAAAAGCTACCCGTGCAGCAGTCGACGAACTCGGCATCGAGGCCAATATCGAAAAAGTCACCGACTACGCAGATATTCTCAGCTACGGGGTTATGAACACCCCTGGGCTCGTCGTCGACGGCGACGTCAAAATTGCTGGACGCGTCCCGAAAGTCAACGAAATCGTCGACGTGCTGCGGGGCTAG
- a CDS encoding DUF5996 family protein gives MIDVIVYGTDSTEKNFMTTSMTPSSWPELRIDEWEDTRDTLHMWTQIIGKIRMQYAPLVNHWWQVTLYVSPVGLTTSSIPFGGDVFDIEFDFINHELNFRRSNGLHAKFALEAMAVADFYAKVQQSMADINVPMDISVIPNEVDPAIPFPEDTVHKSYDKDAVHRFWLQLSKVHIVLDSFRAGFLGKVSPVHFFWGSFDMACTRFVDELAPEHPGGVPNCADWVMVEGYSHHLSSAGFWPGGEGEGMFYSYAYPAPDGYPRQKIEPAEAYYSEELYEYVLPYEAVRKSDNPEETVRQFFESTYALAADLDGWDREKLDADPHRLTTYMN, from the coding sequence ATGATAGACGTTATAGTTTATGGCACTGATTCAACGGAGAAGAACTTTATGACCACCTCGATGACCCCTTCTTCATGGCCGGAACTTCGGATTGATGAATGGGAAGATACCCGCGATACCTTGCACATGTGGACGCAGATTATTGGCAAGATTCGTATGCAGTATGCGCCACTGGTTAATCATTGGTGGCAGGTCACATTGTATGTATCGCCGGTGGGCTTAACAACATCCTCAATCCCATTCGGGGGAGATGTTTTTGATATTGAGTTTGACTTTATTAACCATGAACTCAATTTCCGGCGTAGCAATGGTCTTCACGCGAAGTTTGCGTTGGAAGCGATGGCGGTAGCCGATTTTTACGCGAAGGTGCAGCAGTCTATGGCCGACATTAATGTGCCTATGGATATTAGTGTTATTCCGAATGAGGTTGATCCAGCAATTCCGTTCCCGGAGGATACTGTTCATAAGAGTTATGACAAAGATGCCGTTCATCGTTTCTGGTTACAGCTATCGAAGGTTCATATAGTGTTGGATTCTTTCCGCGCTGGGTTTTTGGGTAAAGTGAGTCCGGTACATTTCTTCTGGGGATCTTTCGATATGGCGTGTACTCGTTTCGTAGATGAGCTCGCTCCTGAGCATCCTGGTGGTGTACCAAATTGTGCTGATTGGGTGATGGTGGAAGGCTATTCGCATCATCTATCTAGTGCTGGTTTTTGGCCTGGAGGCGAAGGCGAAGGCATGTTCTATTCCTACGCATACCCGGCTCCAGATGGCTACCCACGCCAAAAGATTGAACCTGCCGAAGCTTATTACAGTGAAGAATTGTATGAGTATGTTCTGCCTTATGAGGCGGTCCGTAAGTCGGATAATCCGGAAGAGACGGTTCGCCAATTCTTCGAAAGTACCTACGCGTTAGCTGCTGATTTGGATGGTTGGGATCGAGAAAAGCTCGACGCTGACCCGCATCGACTAACCACATACATGAACTAG
- a CDS encoding Abi family protein, with amino-acid sequence MSIKPVKQVATIDEHIDLLRSRGMEVDSNLARQWLTYVSYYRLSAYWYPAREMANNNTRIDTFVAGTRFSDAVALYEADRKLRSLIHDGMERIEIAMRTSIGEILCETDPLAYSDPNQFRTTFKHQQWMSTINKRIQRVGKRSESIRHYQADYAGRYPFWVLAEVLDFADISRLFEGLPGRYQQQVAENLGIIIDLSILTKNQQRKVKLQSPLVRWTEQLTIVRNFCAHHARLWNKSFTPAPTEALRTRQEFAALPEGQSEKIYGALTIMAALVRTASPGTTWPNKVTTLIRDDFLTNPLVQQTSLGIPHGAAFTL; translated from the coding sequence ATGTCGATTAAACCAGTGAAACAAGTTGCAACGATTGATGAACACATTGATTTATTGCGCTCTCGTGGCATGGAAGTCGACAGCAACCTTGCACGTCAATGGCTAACCTATGTGAGCTACTACCGGCTATCAGCCTATTGGTATCCCGCCAGAGAAATGGCTAACAACAATACACGTATAGACACATTCGTTGCTGGGACTAGGTTTAGTGACGCGGTGGCCTTGTATGAAGCGGACAGAAAGCTGCGTTCTCTTATCCATGACGGAATGGAACGTATTGAAATCGCGATGCGAACCAGCATCGGTGAGATCCTGTGTGAGACGGATCCTTTAGCTTATAGCGACCCAAACCAGTTTCGTACTACATTCAAGCACCAACAGTGGATGAGCACAATTAATAAGCGTATACAGCGAGTAGGTAAGCGGAGTGAATCAATCAGACATTATCAAGCTGACTATGCGGGCAGGTACCCATTTTGGGTGTTAGCTGAAGTGCTTGATTTCGCCGATATCTCACGCCTGTTCGAAGGACTACCAGGCCGATATCAACAGCAAGTAGCTGAGAATCTGGGGATCATCATCGATTTAAGTATCCTGACGAAGAATCAGCAGCGCAAAGTGAAACTACAATCGCCACTAGTGCGATGGACAGAACAACTAACTATTGTTCGCAATTTTTGTGCACATCACGCCCGGTTATGGAACAAGTCCTTCACTCCTGCACCGACCGAAGCGTTACGGACACGACAGGAATTCGCAGCACTCCCCGAGGGGCAAAGCGAAAAAATATACGGTGCTTTGACCATTATGGCTGCCCTTGTACGAACCGCCTCGCCCGGAACGACCTGGCCAAACAAAGTCACCACACTCATACGAGACGACTTCCTTACAAACCCGCTAGTACAACAAACCAGCTTGGGCATCCCCCATGGAGCAGCATTCACCCTCTAA
- a CDS encoding HAD-IIA family hydrolase: MKSWLIDMDGVLVHEGKALPGAAEFLGRLQEKDIPHLILTNNSIFTERDLAERLKTSGLDVSEDHIWTSALATAGFLAKQSDSRRAYVVGEAGLTTALYEQGFIMTDSKPEFVVLGETRTYSFDAITKAIRLIQDGARFIATNPDSTGPSADGDIPATGAVAALIEKATGRSPFFVGKPNPVMLRNGLNKIGAHSESTAIVGDRMDTDVLAGVETGLQTHLVLTGSTKKSDIEKFPFRPDFVHDSIANVVELV, translated from the coding sequence ATGAAGTCATGGCTTATTGATATGGACGGCGTGCTGGTGCACGAAGGTAAAGCGTTGCCGGGTGCAGCTGAGTTTTTGGGACGTTTGCAGGAAAAAGATATCCCGCACTTGATCTTGACAAATAACTCGATTTTCACCGAACGTGATTTAGCAGAACGATTGAAAACCTCTGGACTGGATGTGTCCGAAGATCATATTTGGACGTCGGCTTTGGCTACGGCTGGGTTCTTGGCGAAGCAGTCGGATTCGCGTCGGGCCTACGTAGTGGGTGAAGCTGGTTTGACTACTGCTTTGTATGAGCAGGGTTTTATTATGACCGATTCGAAGCCGGAGTTCGTGGTGCTGGGTGAAACCCGTACATATTCGTTCGATGCGATCACGAAGGCGATTCGTCTTATCCAAGACGGTGCTCGTTTCATTGCAACGAACCCGGATAGTACTGGCCCGTCAGCCGATGGAGATATTCCGGCAACAGGCGCGGTAGCTGCGTTGATTGAAAAAGCGACGGGTCGTTCGCCATTCTTCGTCGGCAAGCCTAATCCGGTGATGTTGCGTAATGGTTTGAATAAGATCGGTGCACATTCGGAGTCGACTGCTATTGTGGGTGACCGCATGGACACGGATGTTCTAGCCGGTGTAGAAACTGGTTTGCAGACTCATTTGGTGCTCACTGGTTCGACGAAGAAGTCAGATATTGAGAAGTTCCCATTCCGTCCAGATTTCGTTCACGATTCGATCGCGAACGTTGTTGAGCTCGTGTGA
- the smpB gene encoding SsrA-binding protein SmpB, translating into MAKKNSAAKNSGKLTQAQKSKMAAEAKQVIARNKKARHDYFIDDVFEAGLVLSGTEVKALRLGRASLSEAWIEVDRSGEAWVVGMNIPVYAMGSWTNHKPTAKRKLLLHAHELRELGVKVKAKGTTIVPLELYFVRGRAKLEIALAHGKQEWDKRETLRRRQDERDAQRAMSEARRKQRR; encoded by the coding sequence ATGGCGAAAAAGAATAGCGCTGCGAAGAACTCCGGGAAACTCACGCAAGCTCAAAAGTCGAAGATGGCTGCGGAAGCTAAACAGGTCATTGCGCGCAATAAGAAAGCTCGTCACGATTACTTCATTGATGACGTATTCGAAGCTGGTTTAGTTTTGTCAGGTACAGAAGTAAAGGCGTTGCGGTTGGGCCGTGCCTCGCTCAGCGAAGCCTGGATTGAAGTTGATCGTTCGGGGGAAGCCTGGGTAGTTGGAATGAATATTCCAGTCTATGCGATGGGTTCGTGGACGAACCATAAACCTACGGCTAAACGTAAACTGCTGCTGCATGCTCATGAACTTCGCGAGCTGGGTGTGAAAGTAAAAGCGAAGGGTACAACGATCGTGCCGCTTGAGCTGTATTTCGTGCGCGGCCGCGCCAAACTTGAAATTGCCTTGGCGCACGGTAAGCAGGAGTGGGATAAGCGCGAGACATTGCGCCGGCGGCAAGATGAACGAGATGCACAGCGCGCGATGAGTGAGGCGCGCCGTAAGCAACGTCGATAA
- a CDS encoding peptidoglycan DD-metalloendopeptidase family protein produces the protein MSLRRRSIAGVCALMVVVGGLTLPASADEREDLVNQQEQNAQREREIKSTLEGLDVNLQDAFLELEKTRSQIPRAEADLATAQNELAIAERQAQANAALLFSAKEELASISGELSTSSAAALQTKRKLAEIARATYRGETMPNAIDLVLGSASAKEFTDAYRVNAALTRTQSAAFTELSQSVARSKNRQSRQEAVEDRVEELKAESDALVVARDNARDVAQTHKDTLLELESSITAQTQSLEQRKAEFEASLVEVEKSQQAASARIAAIDEENRRREAERLAALNAAQQAAAAAQRASAAGGWLNPPIPGPLVVTSPFGMRVYPLGNYRRMHQGVDLQSACGDPQYAAADGVVASTEFDVGGGNIVYVNHGIHNGSSYVTAHMHLSAIKVAPGQRVSQGDLIGLSGATGRVTGCHVHFEVWQNGTAINPMGLPGF, from the coding sequence ATGAGCCTACGACGTCGATCCATCGCCGGTGTTTGTGCGTTGATGGTTGTTGTTGGAGGGCTAACCCTTCCTGCTTCGGCTGATGAACGCGAAGATTTAGTAAATCAGCAAGAACAGAACGCGCAACGCGAGCGCGAAATCAAGTCCACTTTGGAAGGCTTGGATGTTAATCTCCAAGATGCTTTCTTAGAGTTGGAAAAGACACGTTCGCAGATTCCCCGGGCGGAAGCAGACCTTGCGACAGCACAAAATGAGCTAGCGATCGCAGAACGCCAGGCGCAAGCAAATGCTGCGTTGTTGTTCTCTGCGAAAGAAGAGCTGGCAAGTATTTCTGGCGAGCTGTCAACGTCGTCAGCCGCAGCCCTACAAACCAAGCGTAAGCTGGCAGAAATCGCACGAGCTACCTATCGTGGTGAAACGATGCCGAACGCGATCGATCTTGTGCTGGGGTCGGCATCAGCGAAAGAATTTACTGATGCTTATCGAGTTAATGCTGCGTTGACACGTACGCAAAGTGCCGCTTTCACTGAACTTTCGCAATCCGTCGCGCGGTCTAAGAATCGCCAGTCGCGTCAAGAAGCAGTTGAAGATCGGGTTGAAGAACTGAAAGCCGAATCTGATGCACTTGTCGTTGCTCGGGATAACGCGCGTGATGTAGCGCAAACACATAAAGATACGTTGCTCGAATTGGAATCCTCGATTACCGCGCAGACTCAGAGTCTAGAACAGCGCAAGGCCGAATTCGAAGCTTCTTTGGTAGAGGTAGAAAAATCTCAACAGGCTGCAAGCGCACGCATCGCTGCGATCGACGAAGAAAATCGGCGTCGTGAAGCGGAACGTTTAGCGGCGCTCAACGCTGCCCAACAAGCTGCAGCTGCCGCTCAACGTGCGTCGGCAGCTGGTGGTTGGCTCAATCCACCGATCCCTGGACCGCTCGTTGTTACATCGCCATTTGGTATGCGGGTATATCCGCTTGGTAATTATCGGCGTATGCATCAAGGCGTCGATTTGCAATCGGCGTGCGGTGATCCGCAGTATGCGGCTGCAGATGGCGTAGTTGCAAGTACTGAGTTTGATGTAGGCGGTGGAAATATCGTATACGTAAACCATGGAATCCATAATGGTAGCTCGTATGTAACTGCACATATGCACTTGTCTGCGATTAAGGTCGCGCCCGGCCAACGAGTCTCGCAAGGGGACTTGATTGGGTTATCGGGTGCTACTGGTCGAGTTACCGGTTGCCATGTTCACTTCGAAGTGTGGCAGAATGGTACAGCTATCAACCCGATGGGTCTGCCAGGTTTTTAA
- the ftsX gene encoding permease-like cell division protein FtsX has protein sequence MRIGFIFSQVWKGLRKNTSMMASVVLVTFVSLLFVGAAILFQEQIESAKNDWYDKVEVSVFMCPPQSTSAACAGGEASEAQIEDLRAFLEDGEVSKHIEQIYFETKEDAYEAFRKQLEDTAWADTIDAELMQSSFRLKLTDPTEDDIAVVSEMLSGQPGVESVVDQREQLKPLFNMLNRFTLIATILAVIMIVVSVLLIPATIRLSAMFRRNETEIMRYVGASNAFIQAPFILEGVISSLIGALLAIGGLYVVVEFFVHQWFADSWLKIVSSHDVLMLAPWLLLAAIAISALASFLALRRYTRV, from the coding sequence ATGCGTATTGGGTTTATTTTCTCTCAAGTCTGGAAGGGTCTGCGGAAGAACACGTCGATGATGGCATCGGTTGTTCTAGTCACCTTCGTGTCCCTTTTGTTTGTTGGAGCAGCTATTTTGTTCCAAGAACAGATCGAGTCCGCCAAGAATGACTGGTATGACAAGGTCGAAGTTTCGGTGTTTATGTGTCCGCCACAGTCAACAAGTGCTGCTTGTGCTGGTGGTGAAGCCAGTGAAGCACAAATTGAAGATCTGCGAGCGTTCCTTGAAGATGGTGAAGTCTCGAAGCATATTGAGCAAATCTACTTCGAAACGAAGGAAGATGCGTATGAGGCCTTCCGTAAGCAACTCGAAGATACTGCTTGGGCTGATACGATCGACGCTGAATTGATGCAGTCTTCCTTCCGGTTGAAGCTCACTGACCCAACAGAAGACGATATTGCTGTGGTGTCCGAAATGCTTTCGGGGCAGCCTGGTGTGGAGTCAGTTGTCGATCAACGTGAACAGTTGAAGCCGTTGTTTAATATGCTCAATAGATTCACTCTTATCGCAACGATCCTCGCAGTGATTATGATTGTTGTTTCGGTGCTTCTTATTCCGGCAACGATTCGACTTTCGGCGATGTTCCGCCGTAACGAAACAGAGATTATGCGTTACGTTGGTGCTTCGAATGCATTTATCCAAGCGCCGTTTATCCTTGAAGGCGTTATTTCTTCACTCATTGGTGCGTTGTTGGCAATTGGCGGCTTGTACGTGGTCGTAGAATTCTTCGTACATCAGTGGTTTGCTGATTCGTGGTTAAAGATTGTTTCTTCACATGATGTTTTGATGCTTGCACCATGGCTACTGCTTGCTGCAATCGCGATTTCCGCACTAGCTTCCTTCCTTGCGCTTCGGCGATACACGAGGGTATAA
- the ftsE gene encoding cell division ATP-binding protein FtsE has translation MITFENVTKIYARGAAPALDQVSLNIERGDFVFLVGASGSGKSTMLSLILAEERQTSGRVHVLGKDLSTVSSRRVPFLRRKIGTVFQDFRLLTDKNVFDNVALAMKVIGRPRHAIMKEVPQVLELVGLDGKEKRGMHELSGGEKQRVAIARAMVNRPEILLADEPTGNLDHNTALGIMRLLDRINRQGTTVVMATHDQEIVNQLRKRVVELVSGQVTRDQERGQYGGAR, from the coding sequence ATGATTACGTTTGAAAACGTTACGAAAATCTATGCCCGCGGAGCTGCGCCGGCACTAGATCAAGTTAGCCTCAACATTGAACGAGGAGACTTTGTCTTCCTCGTCGGTGCCTCTGGCTCTGGCAAATCGACGATGTTGAGCCTGATCCTCGCCGAAGAGCGCCAAACCTCTGGTCGAGTGCATGTTCTTGGCAAAGACCTCTCGACGGTTTCGTCGCGGCGAGTGCCGTTTTTGCGCCGGAAAATCGGTACGGTTTTCCAGGATTTCCGTCTTTTAACCGACAAGAATGTTTTCGATAACGTCGCCCTAGCAATGAAAGTCATCGGCCGGCCACGCCATGCCATTATGAAGGAAGTTCCGCAAGTGTTGGAACTTGTTGGGCTAGACGGCAAAGAAAAACGTGGAATGCATGAGCTTTCCGGTGGTGAAAAGCAGCGGGTAGCTATCGCACGAGCTATGGTCAACCGCCCCGAGATTCTGTTGGCAGATGAGCCAACCGGAAATCTTGACCACAACACCGCCCTCGGTATTATGCGTCTGCTTGACCGGATTAATCGCCAAGGTACGACTGTTGTTATGGCTACCCACGATCAGGAAATTGTGAACCAACTGCGTAAGCGCGTTGTGGAATTAGTTAGCGGTCAGGTCACTCGAGATCAAGAGCGCGGCCAGTATGGAGGTGCTCGCTGA
- the prfB gene encoding peptide chain release factor 2, whose amino-acid sequence MATDYLAEIEELRQSYSQIEAVTDVAALEAQIADLTEKSGAPDLWDNPEEAQAVTSKLSHAQSEIERVAKMGQRIADLGTLYQMAVEEAETDPEMGAELLSEVDGELERVRADLSELEIKTLLSGEYDERDAVVTIRSGAGGVDAADWAQMLQRMYLRWAERRGYATKVLDTSYAEEAGIKSTTFEVSAPYAYGTLTVEAGTHRLVRISPFDNQGRRQTSFAAVEVIPLIETTDHIDIPDNELKVDVFRSSGPGGQSVNTTDSAVRMTHIPTGIVVSMQDEKSQIQNRAAALRVLQSRLLLRRREEEAAMKKELAGDVKGAWGDQMRSYVLHPYQMVKDLRTGHEVGNADAVFDGDIDGFIAAGIRWRHGQMHGEAE is encoded by the coding sequence GTGGCAACTGATTATTTAGCTGAAATTGAAGAACTCCGCCAATCGTATTCGCAGATTGAGGCGGTTACTGACGTAGCTGCGCTCGAAGCGCAGATCGCTGATTTGACCGAGAAATCGGGCGCGCCAGATCTATGGGACAACCCCGAAGAAGCACAGGCAGTGACGTCGAAGCTTTCGCATGCTCAATCTGAGATTGAACGTGTAGCTAAGATGGGGCAGCGTATTGCTGATCTAGGCACGCTCTACCAGATGGCAGTCGAAGAGGCAGAAACAGATCCAGAAATGGGCGCCGAGCTTCTTTCAGAAGTTGATGGCGAACTTGAACGTGTCCGTGCTGACCTATCCGAACTCGAAATTAAGACTCTCCTTTCCGGTGAGTATGATGAGCGTGACGCGGTTGTTACGATCCGTTCCGGTGCTGGTGGTGTTGATGCTGCTGATTGGGCACAAATGTTGCAGCGCATGTACTTGCGTTGGGCAGAACGCCGCGGATACGCCACGAAAGTTTTGGATACGTCCTACGCTGAAGAAGCCGGAATCAAGTCCACCACTTTCGAAGTCTCGGCACCATATGCATATGGCACGCTCACAGTCGAAGCAGGTACGCATCGCCTGGTACGTATTTCGCCTTTCGATAATCAAGGCCGGCGCCAAACTTCATTTGCTGCTGTGGAAGTAATTCCATTGATCGAAACCACTGATCACATTGATATTCCAGACAACGAATTGAAAGTCGACGTCTTCCGCTCTTCTGGCCCAGGTGGTCAGTCGGTGAACACCACTGACTCGGCTGTTCGTATGACCCACATTCCAACCGGTATCGTCGTGTCGATGCAGGATGAAAAGTCGCAGATTCAAAACCGTGCAGCGGCGTTGCGCGTGTTGCAGTCCCGCTTGCTCTTGCGCCGTCGTGAAGAAGAAGCTGCGATGAAGAAGGAGCTAGCGGGTGATGTCAAGGGCGCCTGGGGTGATCAAATGCGCTCCTACGTTCTCCACCCGTACCAAATGGTTAAAGATTTGCGTACCGGCCACGAAGTCGGAAACGCAGATGCTGTTTTCGACGGCGATATCGATGGCTTTATCGCCGCTGGTATCCGTTGGCGACACGGCCAAATGCACGGCGAAGCTGAATAG
- a CDS encoding TadE/TadG family type IV pilus assembly protein: MRRLNNAGVETRSAVTETGNAVVEFVGIMVVIIAPALLLLVSLGTVLGAQFGVQAAARDAAREVVRADVSDTQAYAADIARQIWSERGHTEPLDVGVSCTLMPCSMPGNDVSVMVSTLIQLPVSGITVPVSATHTMPVDRFRVQP; the protein is encoded by the coding sequence GTGCGCCGATTGAATAATGCGGGAGTGGAGACCAGAAGTGCGGTTACCGAAACCGGGAACGCAGTGGTCGAATTCGTTGGGATTATGGTGGTGATCATTGCACCCGCCTTGCTGTTATTGGTATCTCTGGGTACCGTTTTGGGTGCTCAGTTCGGCGTCCAGGCAGCAGCGCGAGACGCGGCACGTGAAGTCGTACGTGCAGACGTCTCGGACACCCAGGCATACGCTGCTGATATTGCTCGCCAGATTTGGAGCGAACGCGGTCATACTGAGCCCCTCGACGTCGGAGTGTCTTGTACACTCATGCCGTGTTCGATGCCAGGTAATGACGTGTCAGTGATGGTTTCGACGTTGATCCAGCTGCCAGTTTCCGGGATAACAGTGCCGGTATCGGCAACGCATACGATGCCAGTGGATCGCTTTCGGGTTCAGCCATGA
- a CDS encoding pilus assembly protein has translation MSKPRLERGNAVVGFTATVGLLLIVTVTVMSIGLTWFAREVMNDSVALGARIAGLSGSNESIARQRTQELITQTLPQDFAHDVEVSYGTTWVEVSASAPAPVLGLLLPVTIEVSARAPIE, from the coding sequence GTGAGTAAGCCTCGTCTCGAACGCGGCAATGCTGTGGTGGGCTTTACCGCCACGGTGGGGTTGCTGTTGATCGTTACCGTGACGGTGATGAGTATCGGGCTGACGTGGTTTGCTCGCGAAGTCATGAACGATTCGGTCGCGTTAGGCGCACGGATAGCCGGCCTGTCTGGTAGCAATGAGTCGATTGCACGCCAGCGCACCCAAGAGCTGATTACCCAGACCTTGCCACAAGATTTTGCGCACGACGTCGAGGTTTCGTACGGGACGACGTGGGTGGAGGTTTCAGCTTCTGCACCGGCACCGGTTCTCGGATTGCTTCTCCCAGTCACGATTGAGGTGAGTGCGCGTGCGCCGATTGAATAA